A DNA window from Hymenobacter aquaticus contains the following coding sequences:
- a CDS encoding BamA/TamA family outer membrane protein produces MYARVLVFLLLCGGLLSRPGGGAWAQTPTLPVPNQPALQTPPLPPAPARPDSSLTRRAQRAAVRKFVRLETEAADRALLRRYRYRTAVPDSLAAFREVRDVVLALQADAYLTASADGMRWSHDTLRVQLYVGEKFRWARLRNGNLGDGLMTRAGYRERLFSGKPFEPNEWARLQQNLLTEAENQGYPFAAVRLDSLQLQGGDISGRVVLDRGRVVLFDSIQLVGKTKTKKRFLTKYLQIFPNQPYNQQRVDAAARLLRQLPYLQVKAEPEVRFAQGRARVYLLLEDRPSNQFDAIVGVLPNATPGPGQKKVQLTGDVTINLRNLSGGGKQIGLQWRKLDALSQLLDAHYVHPNFFGTPLELGGTFNLYKQSNSFLTLQPRLQVTYPTVQAGRISFFTERRSSRLLADTANSLKDLTVLPPNIDSQYNSYGLDYNWNSLDDLLFPRRGFLAAVQGAVGTKRITKNSDLNDTLYNRVPLRTTQVTLGLRLERYYRIGRGGVLLTRLRGESLVNERLFLNDMFRIGGLATLRGFNEYAFYANTYGVGTVEYRQFTGADSYVFVFADQGYLRRDLEKDRGRDAPTGLGAGLSFRTGAGLFQFVYSVGRSENQKMALSNSKIHFGITSRF; encoded by the coding sequence ATGTACGCCCGCGTCCTCGTTTTCCTGCTGCTCTGCGGCGGCCTGCTCAGTAGGCCGGGGGGCGGGGCGTGGGCCCAGACCCCGACGCTGCCGGTGCCCAACCAGCCGGCCCTGCAAACGCCGCCCCTGCCGCCGGCCCCCGCCCGGCCCGACTCCAGCCTGACCCGCCGAGCCCAGCGCGCGGCGGTCCGCAAGTTCGTTCGGCTGGAAACCGAGGCGGCCGACCGCGCCCTGCTGCGGCGCTACCGCTACCGTACCGCCGTCCCCGATTCGCTGGCGGCCTTCCGGGAAGTGCGCGACGTGGTGCTGGCTTTGCAGGCCGATGCCTACCTCACGGCCTCGGCCGACGGCATGCGCTGGAGCCACGACACCTTGCGGGTGCAGCTCTACGTGGGCGAGAAATTCCGCTGGGCGCGCCTGCGCAACGGCAACCTCGGCGACGGGCTCATGACCCGGGCCGGCTACCGGGAGCGGCTGTTTTCGGGCAAGCCCTTCGAGCCCAACGAGTGGGCCCGCCTGCAGCAAAATCTGCTGACGGAAGCCGAAAACCAGGGCTACCCCTTCGCCGCCGTCCGCCTCGACTCGCTGCAGCTACAGGGCGGCGACATCTCCGGCCGCGTCGTGCTCGACCGGGGCCGGGTGGTGCTGTTCGACTCGATTCAGCTGGTGGGCAAGACCAAAACCAAAAAGCGGTTCCTGACCAAGTACCTGCAGATTTTTCCCAATCAGCCCTACAACCAGCAGCGCGTGGATGCCGCCGCCCGCCTGCTGCGCCAGCTGCCCTACCTGCAAGTGAAAGCCGAGCCGGAAGTACGCTTTGCCCAAGGCCGCGCCCGGGTGTACCTGCTGCTGGAAGATAGGCCCTCCAACCAGTTCGACGCCATTGTGGGCGTGCTGCCCAACGCCACGCCGGGGCCGGGGCAGAAAAAGGTGCAGCTCACCGGCGACGTGACCATCAACCTGCGCAACCTGAGCGGGGGCGGCAAGCAGATCGGGTTGCAGTGGCGCAAGCTCGACGCTCTGTCGCAGCTGCTCGATGCTCACTACGTGCACCCCAACTTCTTCGGGACGCCCTTGGAGCTGGGCGGCACCTTTAACCTCTACAAGCAATCCAACTCGTTTCTGACTTTGCAGCCGCGCCTGCAGGTGACTTACCCCACGGTGCAGGCCGGGCGGATTTCCTTTTTCACCGAGCGGCGCAGCTCCCGGCTGCTGGCCGACACGGCCAACTCGCTCAAGGACCTCACCGTGCTGCCCCCGAACATCGACTCTCAGTACAACTCCTACGGCCTCGACTACAACTGGAACAGCCTCGACGACCTGCTTTTTCCGCGCCGGGGCTTTCTGGCGGCCGTGCAGGGCGCGGTGGGCACCAAGCGCATCACCAAGAACTCGGACCTGAACGACACGCTCTACAACCGGGTACCGCTGCGCACGACCCAAGTCACGCTGGGTTTGCGGCTCGAGCGGTACTACCGCATCGGGCGGGGCGGGGTGCTGCTCACCCGGCTGCGGGGCGAGTCGTTGGTGAATGAGCGGCTGTTTCTCAACGACATGTTCCGCATCGGGGGGCTGGCCACGCTGCGGGGCTTCAACGAGTACGCCTTTTACGCCAACACCTACGGCGTGGGCACCGTGGAGTACCGGCAGTTCACCGGCGCCGACTCCTACGTCTTCGTCTTTGCCGACCAGGGCTACCTGCGCCGCGACCTGGAAAAAGACCGGGGCCGCGACGCGCCCACCGGCCTGGGCGCGGGCTTGAGCTTCCGGACCGGGGCCGGCCTGTTCCAGTTCGTGTACTCGGTGGGCCGGTCCGAAAACCAGAAGATGGCGCTCAGCAACTCCAAGATTCACTTCGGCATCACCAGCCGGTTTTAG
- a CDS encoding alpha/beta hydrolase gives MTSSFLSTTRPASLAAAVFLTSLGFSSCNSKPTEQAADITQQTADTTAAMADTSAAPRPVKPAGPAPAWAPNIGPEMQTVIEKLASLQGPTPPEQLTPAEVRKAPSATDATMAVMKDFGIPMPPSPLDTMSREVAPGVKARIYTPKGATGPLPVVVYYHGGGWVIANLDTYDPSVRALAEQTGAIFVSVAYRQAPENKFPTAHNDSFAAYQWVLKNAASIKGDPKRVAVAGESAGGNLAAAVCMMARDKGAMQPKHQLLVYPIADYSMNTPSYQKNAQAKPLSKPFMGWFFKHYLRTPADGNSPMISLVKAPNVKGLAPATVITAGIDPLMSEGKAYADKLQAAGIAVKYQNYDNVTHEFFGMGAVVPQAKEAQALAAGELKNALK, from the coding sequence ATGACATCTTCTTTCCTATCCACGACCCGGCCGGCCTCTTTGGCGGCGGCCGTCTTTCTGACCAGCCTCGGCTTCTCTTCCTGCAACAGCAAGCCCACCGAGCAGGCCGCCGATATCACCCAGCAAACCGCTGACACCACCGCGGCAATGGCCGACACCAGCGCCGCGCCCCGGCCGGTGAAGCCCGCCGGTCCGGCCCCGGCCTGGGCGCCCAACATCGGCCCCGAGATGCAGACCGTCATTGAGAAGCTGGCCAGCCTGCAGGGCCCCACCCCGCCCGAGCAGCTTACGCCGGCCGAAGTACGCAAAGCCCCCTCCGCCACCGACGCCACGATGGCCGTCATGAAGGACTTCGGCATCCCGATGCCGCCCTCGCCCCTCGATACCATGAGCCGGGAAGTCGCGCCGGGCGTGAAGGCCCGCATCTACACCCCGAAAGGTGCCACCGGGCCCCTGCCCGTGGTGGTGTATTACCACGGCGGCGGCTGGGTTATTGCCAACCTGGATACGTACGACCCCTCGGTGCGGGCCCTGGCCGAGCAAACGGGCGCTATTTTCGTATCGGTAGCGTACCGGCAGGCTCCGGAAAACAAGTTTCCCACGGCCCACAACGACTCCTTCGCGGCCTACCAGTGGGTGCTGAAAAACGCGGCGTCCATCAAAGGTGACCCCAAGCGCGTGGCCGTAGCCGGCGAAAGCGCCGGGGGCAACCTGGCCGCCGCCGTGTGCATGATGGCCCGCGACAAAGGCGCCATGCAGCCCAAGCACCAGCTGTTGGTCTACCCCATTGCCGACTACAGCATGAATACGCCTTCGTACCAGAAAAACGCGCAGGCCAAGCCGCTGAGCAAGCCGTTCATGGGGTGGTTTTTCAAGCACTACCTCCGCACCCCGGCCGATGGCAACAGCCCGATGATTTCGCTGGTGAAAGCGCCTAACGTGAAGGGCCTGGCACCGGCCACGGTTATCACCGCCGGCATCGACCCGCTGATGAGCGAGGGCAAAGCCTACGCCGACAAGCTGCAGGCGGCCGGTATTGCGGTGAAGTACCAGAACTACGACAACGTAACCCACGAGTTCTTCGGCATGGGTGCCGTCGTGCCCCAGGCCAAGGAGGCGCAGGCCCTGGCCGCCGGCGAGCTGAAAAACGCGCTGAAGTAA
- a CDS encoding DoxX family protein, with protein MQDTAKTTTLQDVGRGVLGAFMVGAGVGHLTFARVPFQAQVPDFVPMDKDTVVLLSGVVEIGLGLALLLARRRKVPMGLGLAAFYVLVFPGNVHQYTHHLDAFGLNSDAKRLGRLFFQPVLVAWALWSTGALLALRKRKSA; from the coding sequence ATGCAAGACACTGCCAAAACAACGACGTTGCAGGATGTGGGCCGGGGCGTGCTGGGCGCCTTTATGGTCGGGGCCGGGGTGGGCCACCTCACCTTCGCGCGGGTACCGTTTCAGGCCCAGGTACCCGATTTTGTGCCGATGGACAAAGACACCGTGGTGCTGCTGTCGGGCGTGGTAGAAATCGGGCTGGGCCTTGCCCTGCTGCTGGCCCGGCGGCGCAAGGTGCCGATGGGCCTGGGGCTGGCCGCGTTTTACGTGCTGGTGTTTCCCGGCAACGTGCATCAGTACACCCACCACCTCGACGCCTTCGGGCTCAACTCGGACGCCAAGCGCCTGGGGCGGCTGTTCTTCCAGCCCGTGCTGGTCGCCTGGGCCCTGTGGTCGACGGGGGCATTGCTGGCGTTGCGGAAAAGGAAAAGCGCCTGA